The following are from one region of the Blastocatellia bacterium genome:
- a CDS encoding MBL fold metallo-hydrolase yields the protein MTNSSDKKNIRLKLWGVRGSLPAPGNQTKIFGGNTSCIEMRCGDELFIFDAGSGIRELGLDLLKSMPLKAKIFFTHYHWDHILGFPFFVPAYIPSNEFHIYGESKRRRSPRQILAGQMVFPYFPVTLEAMRAKLVFHTLKVGKSVKSGDVTIKTHRLNHPFDAMGYKVEYQGSSIAYITDYEHFDREDEPLVEFVKGVDAMIYDSAFNEAEYVTKQGWGHSTWEQGIKLAQAGGVKNLIISHHEPTHDDNYMEKVETEAREVFPTAVVAREKAEYWF from the coding sequence ATGACAAATTCATCAGATAAAAAAAATATTCGTTTAAAACTTTGGGGAGTACGTGGAAGTTTACCTGCTCCTGGCAATCAGACAAAAATTTTTGGTGGCAATACTTCCTGTATTGAAATGCGCTGTGGTGATGAGCTATTTATTTTTGATGCTGGGAGTGGAATTAGAGAATTAGGTTTAGACCTATTAAAATCTATGCCTCTAAAAGCAAAAATCTTTTTTACTCATTATCACTGGGATCACATTTTAGGATTTCCCTTTTTTGTACCTGCATATATTCCTAGCAATGAATTTCATATTTATGGAGAAAGTAAGCGTCGCCGATCGCCACGTCAAATTTTAGCTGGACAGATGGTTTTTCCCTATTTTCCTGTCACACTTGAAGCAATGCGAGCAAAACTAGTTTTTCATACTCTAAAAGTTGGTAAAAGTGTTAAATCTGGGGATGTCACCATTAAAACTCATCGTCTTAATCATCCATTTGATGCAATGGGTTATAAAGTTGAGTATCAGGGGAGTTCAATAGCTTATATTACTGATTATGAACACTTTGACCGCGAAGACGAGCCACTAGTTGAGTTTGTAAAAGGTGTTGATGCTATGATTTATGATTCAGCTTTTAATGAAGCTGAGTATGTAACTAAACAGGGCTGGGGACATAGCACTTGGGAACAAGGCATTAAATTGGCTCAAGCAGGTGGTGTAAAAAATTTGATTATCTCCCATCACGAACCTACACACGATGATAATTATATGGAAAAGGTAGAAACTGAAGCACGAGAAGTCTTTCCAACTGCTGTTGTAGCTAGGGAAAAGGCGGAATATTGGTTCTAA
- a CDS encoding protein kinase: MQSATTTEFTGTKRFLLRRRLGSGGFGVVYHAYDQERQSEVALKLLHKSEATALYQFKQEFRALSDITHPNLVTLYELLSEKDYWFFTMALVPGVSFLEYVRGLSANFDNPRTERVGHSTFSRRIEQRQTKDQEDFNSETRPTQLRQILSEPLNLDRLRIALKQLAEGVYALHRFGKLHCDLKPSNVLVTDEGRLVILDFGLITELTSNNTNEHGTPDYMSPEHGAGKVLTEASDWYSVGVMLYEALTGQLPFDSSFGDVIKEKLRYDATPPGELIEGLPKDLDTLCQNLLKRDSLERPTGKEVLQFLGIKTKTQDHKVITLGTQASRLVGRQKHLDKLNVALQTSQNGKTVIRYISGYSGMGKTVLVRRFLDIVRQKNPKILIFTGRCYEQESVPYKAFDGIIDDLSQYLKSLTCLDINSLLPKDILAIVKLFPVLKQVIEITNVEYRAIDIPDFQELRRRAFSALRELFIQLSKERAVVLFIDDLQWGDLDSIALIQELICPPEAPPLFLIATYRSEERETSPILTTILSWEKKIADIEEISVEQLSTSETNELITALSDAEQNIPSEQVEMILRESGGSPFFIDELVRYTQIDPSNIIEKPSTITLEQVILARVGQLPASAQNLLEVLAIAGQPLKRSVAKQAAKLENEEQTALAFLRANHLIRTREKDKKEEIEVYHDRIRETLVDNLAREKCKNIHHQLALALEESSYDDPESLATHFQGAGNKEKAAEYTLKAADQASQALAFDHAVHLYKQALTLAKKSSSELVSLQAKLGNALVNTGRSGEAARIYLQQQQIVQKLNKLLS, from the coding sequence ATGCAAAGCGCAACAACTACAGAGTTTACTGGAACAAAACGTTTTCTTTTACGTCGTCGCTTAGGTTCTGGCGGCTTTGGTGTTGTTTACCATGCTTATGATCAGGAACGTCAATCAGAAGTAGCATTAAAATTACTTCATAAAAGCGAAGCAACTGCACTTTATCAATTTAAGCAAGAGTTTCGTGCCTTAAGTGATATCACACATCCTAACTTAGTTACTTTATATGAGCTACTTTCTGAAAAAGATTATTGGTTTTTTACCATGGCACTTGTTCCAGGAGTAAGCTTCTTAGAGTATGTTCGGGGTCTTAGTGCTAATTTTGATAATCCCAGAACTGAAAGAGTTGGACATAGCACATTTTCCCGCAGGATAGAACAACGTCAAACAAAAGACCAAGAAGACTTTAATTCAGAAACTCGACCCACTCAGCTAAGGCAAATACTGTCAGAACCACTTAATTTAGATCGCCTTAGAATAGCATTAAAGCAATTAGCTGAAGGTGTTTATGCACTCCATCGTTTTGGCAAACTACATTGTGACTTAAAACCTTCTAATGTTTTGGTGACTGATGAAGGTCGTTTAGTAATCCTAGATTTTGGATTAATTACAGAACTAACTAGCAACAACACAAACGAACATGGAACACCAGATTATATGTCTCCTGAACATGGAGCAGGAAAAGTGCTTACTGAAGCTAGTGATTGGTATAGTGTTGGAGTAATGCTTTATGAAGCTTTAACTGGACAACTACCTTTCGATAGCTCATTTGGCGATGTTATCAAAGAAAAATTACGTTATGATGCTACTCCACCTGGTGAATTAATAGAAGGTTTGCCTAAGGATTTAGATACGCTTTGCCAAAATTTACTTAAAAGAGATAGCTTAGAACGTCCTACAGGTAAAGAAGTATTACAATTTTTAGGAATAAAGACTAAAACCCAGGATCACAAAGTAATTACGCTTGGTACACAAGCTAGCCGACTTGTAGGACGACAAAAACACTTAGATAAATTAAATGTGGCTCTACAAACTAGTCAAAATGGAAAAACAGTAATTAGATATATAAGTGGTTATTCTGGAATGGGTAAAACTGTTTTGGTACGCCGCTTTTTAGATATAGTTAGACAAAAAAATCCAAAAATATTAATTTTTACTGGTCGATGTTATGAACAAGAATCAGTTCCTTATAAAGCTTTTGACGGCATAATAGATGATTTAAGCCAGTATCTTAAAAGTCTGACCTGTTTGGATATTAACTCTCTACTACCAAAAGACATATTAGCTATTGTTAAATTATTTCCTGTATTAAAACAAGTAATAGAAATTACTAATGTAGAATATAGAGCTATTGATATACCAGATTTTCAAGAGCTACGCAGGCGGGCTTTTAGTGCGTTGCGGGAGTTGTTTATACAGTTAAGTAAGGAAAGGGCTGTAGTTTTATTTATTGATGATTTGCAATGGGGAGATCTTGATAGTATTGCACTAATTCAAGAATTAATTTGTCCACCCGAGGCCCCACCACTATTTTTAATTGCTACTTACCGAAGTGAAGAAAGAGAAACTAGCCCTATTTTGACAACAATTCTTTCCTGGGAAAAAAAAATAGCTGATATAGAAGAAATTTCTGTTGAACAGCTATCAACTAGCGAAACTAACGAGCTTATCACTGCTTTATCCGACGCAGAACAAAATATTCCATCTGAACAAGTAGAAATGATATTACGTGAATCTGGAGGAAGTCCATTTTTTATTGATGAGTTAGTACGTTACACACAAATTGACCCTAGCAATATTATAGAAAAGCCAAGCACAATAACCTTAGAACAAGTAATTCTTGCACGAGTTGGGCAATTACCTGCTAGTGCGCAGAATTTATTAGAAGTTTTAGCAATTGCAGGTCAGCCATTAAAGCGAAGTGTAGCCAAACAAGCTGCTAAATTAGAAAATGAAGAACAAACTGCGCTAGCATTTTTACGAGCTAATCATTTAATACGCACAAGAGAAAAAGACAAAAAAGAAGAAATAGAAGTTTATCACGATAGAATCAGAGAAACTTTAGTTGATAATTTAGCTAGAGAAAAATGCAAAAACATTCATCATCAACTTGCTCTAGCACTTGAAGAGTCAAGTTATGATGATCCAGAAAGTTTAGCAACACATTTTCAAGGCGCAGGAAATAAAGAAAAAGCAGCAGAATATACATTAAAGGCCGCAGATCAAGCTTCTCAAGCTTTAGCTTTTGATCATGCTGTACATCTTTATAAGCAAGCATTAACGTTAGCAAAAAAATCCTCAAGTGAGCTAGTTTCTTTGCAAGCAAAATTAGGCAATGCTTTAGTTAACACAGGCCGTAGTGGTGAGGCTGCAAGAATTTACTTACAGCAGCAGCAAATAGTGCAAAAGCTGAACAAGCTCTTGAGTTAA
- a CDS encoding response regulator produces the protein MQQGKISSYHNHPIDGSTDFTVFGFYEDKENRLWIGTNKGLLWLKNDKLYACTAKEGLFDDVVFQILESDDENFWISCNKGIYKVGKKELINYEKKLVKSVNSVSYNKFDGMPANQCNGGTQPAAWKDTQGRLWFATIKGITMIDPLHSKVNKLPPPITLEKIVVNGKNINLEETLLDSDKKDFIFYYNALSFIAPKKVRFKCKLEGYDQDWKERTERTINYTNLAPGDYCFRVIACNNDGIWNEVGASYSFRIKTPFSQTRVAYIFYITASGAMIYAIFLVSVKTLKRRNRLLTEKVEIRTRELNNKNDELAEKVDELKSLVKLLQISEASALDAKSAAIESEKKALQANRAKTIFFSNMSHELRTPLNAILGFAQLMERDKTFNNKQIENLKIILKSGEHLLALINDVLSLAKIEAGKLTLNKQPFNLYQLLKNIEEMIKIKADSKALELVFELDKSLPENVLGDEGKLRQILINLLGNAIKFTDKGTVKLRVSWQDDIASFEVEDTGQGISENEIGNLFQAFAQTQSGHKSKEGTGLGLVLSKNFINLMDGEISVKSQIGKGTIFSFYVKLPLSKEAKNLIERRKVISLLAGQPKYKILVVDDEVENRKLLVKMLTPFGFEVNEAKDGKEAIKMWSSYQPNLIWMDIHMPVMDGYLAIKHIRKEEELEKLQKTIIIALTASVFEHDQKAIIEAGCDDFIAKPFYESSIFDKLAQHLGVKFLYDEDLYSLKGLENLKPTLTLTRFKLLPIELLQELTDALNVGDNQAAEVTIRKIAKLDKEFADEIAKMVKNFQFDELLEILEGTLA, from the coding sequence TTGCAACAAGGTAAAATTTCTAGTTATCATAACCATCCTATAGATGGATCAACAGATTTTACTGTATTTGGCTTTTATGAAGACAAAGAAAATAGGCTTTGGATAGGAACAAATAAAGGGTTACTTTGGCTTAAAAACGACAAACTATATGCTTGTACAGCCAAAGAAGGTTTATTTGATGATGTAGTGTTTCAAATTCTAGAAAGTGACGATGAAAATTTTTGGATAAGTTGTAATAAAGGTATTTATAAAGTAGGAAAAAAAGAACTTATAAATTATGAAAAAAAATTAGTTAAATCTGTTAATAGTGTCTCTTATAATAAATTTGATGGAATGCCCGCTAATCAATGTAATGGAGGAACTCAGCCTGCTGCTTGGAAAGACACTCAAGGAAGACTTTGGTTTGCAACTATAAAAGGCATAACAATGATTGACCCTTTGCATAGCAAAGTTAACAAACTCCCTCCTCCTATCACATTAGAAAAAATAGTAGTTAATGGTAAAAACATCAACTTAGAGGAAACTCTATTGGATTCTGACAAAAAGGATTTTATTTTCTACTATAACGCCTTAAGTTTTATTGCTCCTAAAAAAGTACGTTTTAAGTGTAAATTAGAAGGATATGACCAAGATTGGAAAGAAAGAACTGAGCGAACAATAAATTATACTAATCTTGCTCCAGGGGATTATTGCTTTAGAGTTATTGCTTGTAATAATGATGGTATTTGGAATGAAGTTGGAGCAAGTTATAGTTTTCGTATAAAAACCCCTTTTTCACAAACTCGGGTGGCATATATTTTTTACATAACTGCTAGTGGAGCAATGATATATGCTATTTTTTTAGTAAGTGTTAAAACCTTAAAACGTCGTAATAGGCTTTTAACAGAAAAAGTTGAAATTAGAACTCGTGAACTTAACAATAAAAATGATGAGTTAGCAGAAAAAGTTGATGAACTTAAAAGTCTTGTCAAACTCTTGCAAATCTCTGAGGCTTCAGCCCTAGATGCTAAAAGTGCTGCAATAGAATCAGAAAAAAAGGCGTTGCAAGCAAATAGAGCTAAAACAATCTTTTTCTCTAATATGAGTCATGAACTAAGAACTCCTCTTAATGCAATACTTGGCTTTGCTCAACTAATGGAGCGAGACAAAACCTTTAATAACAAGCAAATAGAAAATCTAAAAATTATACTTAAAAGCGGAGAGCATTTATTAGCATTAATCAATGATGTATTATCTCTAGCTAAAATTGAAGCAGGTAAACTTACACTTAATAAACAGCCTTTTAATCTTTATCAACTCTTAAAAAATATTGAAGAAATGATCAAAATTAAGGCGGATTCTAAAGCTTTAGAACTAGTTTTTGAACTAGATAAAAGCTTGCCAGAAAATGTTTTAGGAGATGAAGGAAAACTACGTCAAATATTAATTAATCTACTAGGAAATGCTATTAAATTTACTGATAAAGGCACAGTAAAACTTAGAGTTAGTTGGCAAGATGATATAGCTAGTTTTGAGGTTGAAGACACTGGACAAGGAATTAGTGAGAATGAAATAGGAAATTTATTTCAAGCTTTTGCTCAAACTCAAAGCGGACATAAATCTAAAGAAGGTACTGGGCTTGGTTTAGTGCTAAGTAAAAACTTTATAAACCTAATGGATGGAGAAATAAGCGTTAAAAGCCAAATTGGTAAAGGAACAATTTTTAGCTTTTATGTAAAATTACCTCTATCTAAAGAAGCCAAAAATCTTATTGAAAGGCGTAAAGTTATAAGTTTATTGGCTGGACAACCTAAATATAAAATCCTTGTTGTAGATGATGAGGTAGAAAACCGTAAATTACTAGTAAAAATGCTTACACCTTTTGGATTTGAAGTAAATGAAGCTAAAGACGGTAAAGAAGCTATTAAAATGTGGTCAAGCTACCAACCAAATCTAATTTGGATGGATATTCATATGCCTGTTATGGATGGTTATTTAGCAATTAAACATATTAGAAAAGAAGAAGAATTGGAAAAGCTCCAGAAAACCATCATAATTGCTTTAACAGCTAGCGTCTTTGAACATGACCAAAAAGCCATTATTGAAGCTGGTTGTGATGATTTTATAGCTAAACCTTTTTATGAGTCTTCAATATTTGATAAGTTAGCCCAACATTTAGGAGTAAAGTTTCTATATGATGAAGATTTATACAGCTTAAAAGGATTAGAAAATCTTAAACCTACTTTAACCCTTACACGTTTTAAGCTTTTGCCAATAGAACTTTTACAAGAATTAACTGACGCGCTTAATGTTGGGGATAATCAAGCGGCTGAGGTTACAATTAGAAAAATTGCTAAACTAGATAAAGAATTTGCAGATGAAATAGCTAAAATGGTTAAAAACTTCCAATTTGACGAGCTACTAGAAATACTTGAAGGAACTCTCGCATGA